A window from Planococcus maritimus encodes these proteins:
- a CDS encoding zinc ribbon domain-containing protein, translating into MKCPNCQHEQDTGKFCGKCGAGLVANPNMGSQATVTPEPAAYQAATAVNPAHTEPNQHVEKVKVQSKQYWNYFLRYFKQPGSIIDQSADQFVNALITMGIFALFFSLAIYKNLSVALSPMDEFGGFFGGSQSLMPSFFSVLFGTVLTLGLLFVLSAACIYVVSKFAGPDESFKSIVTSFGTLMVPSVALVVLAYALLLISSMTYGNLVLIISLSLAVSVMPLYLVTVLLKKASKTVDSYYAYLSYIVLFTIGTFIIMTVFFDATVGQYMDDLNELFYFF; encoded by the coding sequence ATGAAATGTCCAAATTGTCAACATGAACAAGATACGGGGAAATTCTGCGGAAAATGTGGAGCGGGCCTGGTCGCAAATCCGAACATGGGGTCCCAAGCAACCGTAACGCCAGAACCAGCCGCGTATCAGGCAGCTACTGCAGTTAATCCTGCGCACACGGAACCTAACCAGCACGTAGAAAAAGTGAAAGTGCAGTCAAAGCAATACTGGAATTATTTCTTGCGTTATTTCAAGCAACCGGGATCGATTATCGACCAGTCGGCTGATCAGTTTGTTAATGCCCTTATTACGATGGGGATTTTTGCGCTATTCTTCTCGTTAGCCATTTACAAAAACTTGAGTGTTGCGCTTAGCCCGATGGACGAGTTTGGTGGTTTCTTCGGCGGTTCTCAAAGCCTCATGCCTTCCTTTTTCTCAGTTCTTTTCGGTACTGTGCTGACTTTGGGCTTGCTTTTCGTCCTGTCTGCAGCTTGCATCTATGTCGTCAGTAAGTTTGCCGGACCGGATGAATCGTTTAAGAGTATTGTGACTAGCTTTGGTACTTTAATGGTCCCTTCGGTGGCACTTGTCGTGCTGGCGTACGCTCTATTGTTGATCAGCTCGATGACTTATGGAAATTTGGTGCTGATTATCAGCTTGAGCTTAGCTGTTTCGGTTATGCCATTGTACTTGGTTACCGTTTTATTGAAGAAAGCATCCAAAACAGTCGATTCGTACTATGCGTACCTTTCTTACATCGTGTTGTTCACGATAGGTACTTTCATCATTATGACCGTATTCTTCGATGCAACGGTTGGACAATATATGGATGATTTAAACGAGCTCTTCTACTTTTTTTAA
- a CDS encoding AAA family ATPase: MSIALNPPNEDEMLEIIRDQITGYRGEMHIEWGDEEEKQAAAILAGISQIEAENVIATLLANGSITHGDLKELMHAKDRIFSDISGIERVPVKADYAIGGLEGMKKWLEANEKLLTADLRERGIRPPRGILLVGVPGCGKSLSAKAIASSWNLPLYRLDLSTIHGQYLGQSESRLKEALSTADHVAPCVLWIDEIEKGLAGATGGGDGGTSTRLVGQFLYWLQESLARVFIVATANDVSQLPPELLRRGRFDELFFVDLPTPEEREQIIRIYVEKGLKMNLSEELIQRLVIISDGFAGSDLEAAVREVVKQAVVKGDDSIDEQTFIDYFQNVVPLSQTSPEQIESIRAWGKERAVPAGRQHEHVGVDSKQPKKRSGRTVLV; encoded by the coding sequence ATGTCGATTGCCTTAAATCCGCCGAATGAAGATGAGATGCTCGAAATTATTCGGGATCAGATTACCGGTTACCGTGGAGAAATGCACATTGAATGGGGCGATGAAGAAGAAAAACAAGCGGCAGCGATCTTGGCAGGGATCAGCCAAATAGAGGCAGAAAATGTTATCGCTACACTTTTGGCCAACGGTTCAATCACTCATGGGGATTTGAAAGAATTGATGCATGCCAAAGACCGTATTTTTTCTGATATTTCCGGCATTGAGCGTGTACCGGTAAAGGCGGATTATGCAATAGGCGGTTTAGAAGGCATGAAAAAGTGGTTAGAGGCGAATGAAAAGCTTTTGACCGCCGATTTGCGAGAACGGGGGATTCGCCCGCCAAGAGGGATTTTGTTGGTAGGCGTGCCGGGATGTGGGAAATCGCTCTCTGCAAAAGCCATTGCGTCGAGTTGGAATTTGCCATTATATCGCTTGGATTTATCGACTATCCATGGCCAGTATTTAGGGCAGAGTGAATCGCGGCTTAAAGAAGCATTATCGACGGCAGATCATGTAGCGCCTTGTGTACTATGGATTGATGAAATTGAAAAAGGTTTAGCAGGAGCTACAGGGGGAGGAGACGGCGGAACGTCTACGCGCCTTGTAGGTCAGTTTTTATATTGGCTACAGGAAAGTTTGGCGCGCGTTTTTATTGTCGCCACTGCCAATGATGTTTCTCAATTGCCACCAGAACTATTAAGAAGAGGACGATTCGATGAGTTGTTCTTTGTCGACTTACCGACTCCAGAAGAACGTGAACAAATTATTCGTATCTATGTCGAAAAAGGATTAAAAATGAATTTGTCAGAAGAATTAATTCAGCGTCTCGTAATTATCTCGGATGGCTTTGCCGGTTCTGATTTGGAAGCTGCTGTACGTGAAGTGGTCAAACAAGCTGTGGTAAAAGGAGATGATTCCATCGACGAACAGACGTTTATCGATTATTTCCAAAACGTCGTCCCCCTTTCGCAAACAAGCCCAGAACAAATCGAAAGCATACGGGCTTGGGGCAAGGAACGTGCGGTTCCTGCTGGTAGACAGCATGAACATGTCGGAGTCGATTCAAAACAGCCGAAGAAAAGAAGTGGCCGGACGGTACTGGTCTAA